The stretch of DNA CCATCGGCCGGTGCTCCCCGAGGAAAAACTCGTTGACCTCCCCCTTCGTCGGCGAGCCGTCCCTCGAATCGTACAGCACCACCTTCATCATCCCCTTGACCACGCAGAAGTGGTCGAACTGCAGCTTGTGGTAGTGCCAGGCCTTCACGACGCCGGGGTAGCCGGTGGTCAGGTACACCTGTCCGAAACGCATGAAGATCTCGTCGTCCTCGCGCAGGATCTCCATCAATCTTCCGCGTTCGTCCGGTATGACCTTCAGCGGCTTTGTCTTGACGCCGTCGATCATGTCGCGCCTCCCGGCGGAAGGAACCGCAGAACCGGGACGTTCCTTAGAACTCCCGCAGAAAAGGGACAGAGATGCAGGTGTGTCCCGCTTTTGCGGGAGTTCTAAGGAACGTCCCGGTTCTGCGCATCATCCCTTCCGGCCGATCGAGAAATATTTGAAGCCGATGTCCCTCATTTTACGCGGATCGTAGATGTTTCGCCCGTCGAACATGACCGGCTGCCGCATCAGGTTCTTCATCAGGCCGAAATCGGGTTTCCGGAACTCGTTCCATTCCGTCGCGATGACCAGAGCGTCGGCGCCCTGCAGCGCGCCGTAGGAGGATTCCGCGTACCGGATCCGGTCGCCATATCTTTCCCGCGCCCCTCCCATCGCCTCGGGGTCGAAAACGGTCACCGACGCGTCCGCCTTCAGCAGCTCGTCGACGATGTAGAAGACCGGCGCCTCGCGGGTATCGTC from Thermodesulfobacteriota bacterium encodes:
- a CDS encoding dTDP-4-dehydrorhamnose 3,5-epimerase family protein → MIDGVKTKPLKVIPDERGRLMEILREDDEIFMRFGQVYLTTGYPGVVKAWHYHKLQFDHFCVVKGMMKVVLYDSRDGSPTKGEVNEFFLGEHRPMVLRIPPMVFHGFKAIGTEEALVINIPTQPYRYDTPDEFRVHPHDNDIPYDWARKDG